A genomic segment from Chloroflexota bacterium encodes:
- a CDS encoding VOC family protein yields MTTTKAKIKRLTHLVIRVRDVERSERFYTEVMGFHVTAKYPGMVFYATDDEVSTHDLATQEIGMDAPGPQPNRVGMYHMAWQVETLEDLRGFHRRLRELEVPIVGYGEHGLGFGIYFLDPDGNEIEVVYELPKEEWPDGKPQLRGRVPFVVELD; encoded by the coding sequence GTGACGACAACCAAGGCGAAGATCAAGCGGCTGACGCACCTAGTGATCCGGGTGCGGGACGTGGAGCGTTCAGAGCGGTTCTACACGGAGGTCATGGGGTTCCACGTGACGGCGAAGTATCCGGGGATGGTGTTCTACGCGACGGACGACGAGGTGTCGACGCACGACCTCGCGACGCAGGAGATCGGGATGGACGCGCCGGGGCCGCAGCCGAACCGCGTCGGGATGTACCACATGGCGTGGCAGGTGGAGACGCTGGAGGACCTTCGGGGGTTTCACCGGCGGCTGCGGGAGCTCGAGGTGCCGATCGTGGGGTACGGCGAGCACGGGCTGGGCTTCGGCATCTACTTCCTCGACCCGGACGGGAACGAAATCGAGGTGGTGTACGAGCTGCCGAAGGAAGAGTGGCCGGACGGGAAGCCGCAGCTTCGGGGTCGGGTGCCGTTTGTGGTGGAGCTGGACTAG
- the nadA gene encoding quinolinate synthase NadA, translated as MALELPVADSKLRNPRVPLTELEQSAFCQVEPLETKPLAEELNAGVRWQRLPDEYVNLTPAQLTERIDANRAALGSSTVILGHHYQREDIIQFADFRGDSLKLSQFAAERQESNFIIFCGVHFMAETAAVLGGAHQRVVLPNINAGCSMADMAPTGDVEDCWDDLMETLGEGSVIPVTYMNSTAEIKALVGRNNGAVCTSSNAGKVVAWAFQQGKRVLFLPDQHLGRNTGLKMGIPVDDMLVWNPFRPLGGHTAEALEASKMILWKGHCSVHTRFTPLQVAKAKAAYPDVNILVHPECPMETVELADYVGSTELIVKTIGEAAPGSVWGVGTEINLVSRLAHENPDKTVFCLDPVVCPCSTMYRIHPAYLLWVTDELLAGRVPNRVTVDEETAHYSKLALERMLTLV; from the coding sequence ATGGCCCTGGAACTACCGGTTGCCGACAGTAAGCTGCGAAATCCTCGTGTGCCCCTGACGGAGCTGGAGCAGTCGGCCTTCTGTCAGGTCGAGCCGCTGGAGACGAAGCCGCTGGCGGAGGAGCTGAACGCGGGCGTCCGCTGGCAGCGACTGCCGGACGAGTACGTCAACCTCACGCCCGCGCAACTGACTGAGCGCATCGACGCGAACCGCGCGGCGCTGGGGAGCAGCACGGTGATCCTCGGGCACCACTACCAGCGCGAGGACATCATCCAGTTCGCGGACTTCCGGGGGGACTCACTGAAGCTCTCGCAGTTTGCGGCCGAGCGGCAGGAGTCGAACTTCATCATCTTCTGCGGCGTGCACTTCATGGCGGAGACGGCAGCGGTGCTCGGCGGGGCGCACCAGCGAGTGGTGCTGCCGAACATCAACGCGGGGTGCTCGATGGCGGACATGGCGCCGACGGGCGACGTGGAGGACTGCTGGGACGACCTGATGGAGACGCTGGGCGAGGGCTCGGTCATCCCGGTGACGTACATGAACTCGACGGCGGAGATCAAGGCGCTCGTTGGGCGGAACAACGGGGCTGTGTGCACGTCCTCGAACGCCGGCAAGGTTGTCGCGTGGGCGTTCCAGCAAGGGAAGCGGGTGCTGTTCCTGCCGGACCAGCACCTGGGGCGCAACACGGGGCTGAAGATGGGCATACCGGTGGACGACATGCTCGTCTGGAACCCCTTCCGGCCGCTGGGCGGACACACAGCGGAGGCGCTGGAAGCGAGCAAGATGATCCTGTGGAAGGGACACTGCTCGGTACACACTCGGTTCACGCCATTGCAGGTGGCGAAGGCGAAGGCGGCGTACCCGGACGTCAACATCCTGGTGCACCCGGAGTGCCCGATGGAGACCGTCGAGCTGGCGGACTACGTTGGGTCGACGGAGCTGATCGTGAAGACGATCGGCGAGGCGGCGCCGGGGAGCGTGTGGGGCGTCGGGACGGAGATCAACCTCGTGAGCCGGCTGGCGCACGAGAACCCGGACAAGACGGTGTTCTGCCTGGACCCGGTGGTGTGCCCGTGCTCGACGATGTACCGCATCCACCCGGCGTACCTGCTGTGGGTGACGGACGAACTGCTGGCTGGCCGGGTGCCGAACCGGGTGACCGTCGACGAGGAGACGGCGCACTACTCGAAGCTGGCGCTGGAGCGGATGCTGACGCTGGTGTAG
- the miaB gene encoding tRNA (N6-isopentenyl adenosine(37)-C2)-methylthiotransferase MiaB: protein MAIQEAQWTATRIQQPETAAVAPPMPGAGDGTPTSYHIWTIGCQMNKADSDRLASALEQLGLRPAPTAQNADVVVFNSCVVRQSAEDKVVGALGMAKSLKRRNPERIVALMGCMVGPKKDSLEARFGHVDVFMQPQQYAPLLELVGERLGVDYEGCIGPLTDAHADVTSYIPIIQGCDLFCSFCIIPYRRGRQVSRTLPDVVREAELLSARGVREVTLLGQTVDAYGHDLPGDDDLADLLYALNDVCGLERIRFLTSHPMYMSDRIIRAVAGLPKVCEHINLPMQAGDDEVLSSMRRTYSADEYLSTIERIRSTVPGVALSTDLIVGFCGETEEAFEASYRLLEQVRFDKVHVAQYSTREGTIAHRTLTDDVPQEVKRRRLKAVDALQERVATEINERLLGETLEVLVEGRDKGKWRGRTRTDKLVFFEDAGDFHGKLARVRITKTSPWSLQGEPEAV, encoded by the coding sequence ATGGCAATTCAAGAAGCACAGTGGACGGCTACCCGTATCCAGCAGCCGGAAACGGCGGCGGTGGCGCCTCCGATGCCGGGCGCGGGAGACGGGACGCCCACGAGCTATCACATCTGGACCATCGGTTGCCAGATGAACAAGGCCGACTCCGACCGGCTCGCGAGCGCGCTGGAGCAGCTTGGCCTTCGGCCCGCCCCCACGGCGCAGAACGCTGACGTCGTCGTCTTCAACTCGTGCGTGGTGCGGCAGAGCGCGGAGGACAAGGTGGTGGGCGCGCTCGGCATGGCGAAGTCTCTGAAGCGGCGAAACCCGGAGCGCATCGTGGCGTTGATGGGGTGCATGGTCGGGCCGAAGAAGGACTCGCTGGAAGCGCGCTTCGGGCACGTCGACGTGTTCATGCAGCCGCAGCAGTACGCGCCGCTGCTGGAGCTGGTGGGCGAGCGGCTGGGCGTCGACTACGAGGGGTGCATCGGGCCGCTGACGGACGCGCACGCCGACGTGACGAGCTATATCCCGATTATCCAGGGCTGCGACCTCTTCTGCAGCTTCTGCATCATCCCGTACCGGCGCGGCCGGCAGGTGAGCCGCACGCTGCCGGACGTCGTCCGCGAGGCGGAGCTGCTGTCGGCGCGGGGCGTCCGCGAGGTCACGCTGCTGGGGCAGACGGTGGACGCGTACGGGCACGACCTGCCGGGCGACGACGACCTGGCGGACCTGCTGTACGCGCTGAACGACGTGTGCGGGCTGGAGCGCATCCGCTTCCTGACGTCGCACCCGATGTACATGAGCGACCGCATCATCCGGGCGGTCGCAGGGTTGCCCAAGGTGTGCGAGCACATCAACCTGCCCATGCAGGCGGGGGACGACGAGGTGCTGTCGTCGATGCGGCGGACGTACTCGGCGGACGAGTACCTGTCGACGATCGAGCGCATCCGGTCGACGGTGCCGGGCGTGGCGTTGAGTACGGACCTCATCGTCGGGTTCTGCGGCGAGACGGAGGAGGCCTTCGAGGCGAGCTACCGGCTGCTGGAGCAGGTGCGCTTCGACAAGGTGCACGTCGCGCAGTACTCGACGCGGGAGGGGACCATCGCGCACCGCACGCTGACGGACGACGTGCCGCAGGAGGTGAAGCGCCGTCGGCTCAAGGCTGTCGACGCGCTGCAGGAGCGGGTGGCGACAGAGATCAACGAGCGGCTGCTGGGCGAGACGCTCGAGGTGCTCGTGGAGGGCCGGGACAAGGGCAAGTGGCGCGGACGAACGCGCACGGACAAGCTGGTGTTCTTTGAGGACGCGGGGGACTTCCACGGGAAGCTGGCCCGCGTTCGCATTACGAAGACATCGCCGTGGTCGCTGCAGGGCGAGCCGGAAGCGGTGTAG
- a CDS encoding MFS transporter, with protein MADTVDAPSRHPRIFHGWYIVGIAVTSSMLLSGFQTYAFGFFFKPMSEELEIGRGATSAVLLIRAVIMGALALPIGMAVDRYGPKALMALGIIIAGMSTIGMAWVGSLLSFYLVFGVLRSLALALAGGEVTSTVVAKWFVRHRALALAITSTGIPLGGILMAPLAALLISQFDWRSAFVIFGVITIVVLLVPSWLVMRRMPEDIGLRPDGELPRPPPPESDAAAQPAATPRANPVERDWTMAEAVRTPSLWLITLSLNLTIFMTTSITLHQVPYLTDKGFSAGLAAAAIILLTTVALLVKFFWGWMAARIPIRYCIAMSQTLDVAALILLLTVSTTWSVIAYAFVFGLGRSEGLFGSHAYAVYFGRRFLGSTRGIVAPIRIAASGGGPLITGIFFDVTGDYNTIIPIFIGVTVLAVGCSLLAKPPKLSAAKAAAEAGER; from the coding sequence GTGGCTGACACCGTAGACGCCCCTTCCCGCCATCCCCGCATTTTCCACGGCTGGTATATCGTGGGGATCGCGGTCACGTCGTCCATGCTGCTCTCCGGTTTCCAGACCTACGCGTTCGGCTTCTTCTTCAAGCCCATGAGCGAGGAGCTTGAGATCGGCCGCGGCGCGACCTCCGCCGTCCTCCTCATCCGCGCCGTCATCATGGGCGCCCTCGCCCTCCCCATCGGCATGGCCGTCGATCGCTACGGCCCGAAGGCCCTCATGGCCCTCGGCATCATCATCGCCGGCATGTCGACCATCGGCATGGCGTGGGTCGGCAGCCTCCTCAGCTTCTACCTCGTCTTCGGCGTCCTCCGCTCCCTCGCCCTCGCCCTCGCCGGCGGCGAAGTCACCAGCACCGTCGTCGCCAAGTGGTTCGTCCGCCACCGAGCCCTCGCGCTCGCCATCACGAGCACCGGCATCCCCCTCGGCGGCATACTCATGGCCCCGCTTGCCGCCCTCCTCATCTCCCAGTTCGACTGGCGCAGCGCCTTCGTCATTTTCGGCGTCATCACCATCGTCGTGCTCCTTGTGCCGTCGTGGCTCGTGATGCGCCGAATGCCCGAGGACATCGGCCTGCGCCCCGACGGCGAGCTCCCACGGCCCCCGCCACCCGAGTCGGACGCCGCAGCTCAGCCCGCGGCAACGCCCAGGGCGAACCCCGTTGAGCGCGATTGGACCATGGCCGAGGCCGTCCGCACGCCCTCGCTCTGGCTGATAACCCTCAGCCTCAACCTCACCATCTTCATGACCACCAGCATCACCCTGCACCAGGTCCCCTACCTGACCGACAAGGGCTTTTCGGCGGGCCTTGCCGCCGCCGCCATCATCCTGCTGACAACCGTGGCGTTGCTGGTGAAATTCTTCTGGGGGTGGATGGCCGCGCGAATACCCATCCGCTACTGCATTGCTATGAGCCAGACCCTCGACGTCGCCGCGCTGATACTGCTGCTGACCGTGTCGACAACGTGGAGCGTGATCGCCTACGCCTTCGTCTTCGGCCTTGGCCGCAGCGAGGGCCTCTTCGGCTCCCACGCCTACGCGGTCTACTTTGGCCGCCGCTTCCTCGGCAGCACCAGGGGCATCGTCGCGCCGATACGCATCGCCGCCAGCGGGGGAGGCCCCCTCATCACCGGCATCTTCTTCGACGTCACCGGCGACTACAACACGATCATTCCCATCTTCATCGGGGTAACGGTGTTGGCAGTCGGCTGCTCGCTCCTCGCCAAGCCGCCCAAACTGTCGGCGGCAAAAGCGGCAGCCGAGGCCGGTGAGAGGTAA
- a CDS encoding MoaD family protein has protein sequence MATTNGVTVTLRLFAVYRERVGSDCIEVTLPAGATVEDALNCLAESHPVTVPLLATTMVAVNQSYVERSEPLRAGDEVALIPPVSGGLDYPSPNPRILITDEPLDAERVTAMVMNTANGGVVTFQGVTRDETGGRSVVRLDYEAYPEMAYKTLQQIFDEVEERWGITDVALAHRIGRLELGEASLVVAVGAAHREEAFAATMYMVDRLKEIVPIWKKEHFEDGSVWVALGSAAPPADWTGSEATTS, from the coding sequence ATGGCGACCACCAATGGTGTGACGGTTACGCTCCGGCTGTTCGCGGTGTACCGCGAGCGGGTGGGGAGTGACTGCATCGAGGTCACGCTGCCTGCGGGGGCGACGGTCGAGGACGCGCTGAATTGCCTCGCGGAGTCGCATCCGGTCACCGTCCCGCTGCTGGCGACGACGATGGTTGCCGTGAACCAGTCTTACGTGGAGCGCTCGGAGCCGCTGCGGGCCGGGGACGAGGTGGCGCTCATTCCGCCGGTGTCAGGCGGGCTCGACTACCCCAGCCCGAACCCTCGCATCCTCATCACGGACGAGCCGCTGGACGCCGAGAGGGTCACGGCGATGGTGATGAACACGGCGAACGGGGGCGTCGTCACGTTCCAGGGCGTGACGCGGGACGAGACGGGCGGGCGCAGCGTGGTGCGGCTGGACTACGAGGCGTACCCGGAGATGGCATACAAGACGCTGCAGCAGATCTTCGACGAGGTGGAGGAGCGCTGGGGCATCACAGACGTGGCGCTGGCGCACCGCATCGGGCGGCTGGAGCTGGGCGAGGCGAGCCTGGTGGTGGCAGTTGGCGCGGCACACCGGGAGGAGGCCTTCGCGGCGACGATGTACATGGTGGACCGGCTCAAGGAGATCGTGCCCATCTGGAAGAAGGAACACTTCGAGGACGGCTCCGTGTGGGTTGCTCTTGGTTCCGCAGCGCCGCCCGCTGACTGGACCGGCTCGGAAGCGACTACTAGCTAG
- a CDS encoding carbohydrate kinase family protein, which translates to MTIFVSGSLAYDRIMNFPGRFSDHILPDRIHNINVSFNVDSMVERPGGCAGNISYCLVLLGEQPLTLATLGRDCRVYLDWMEENGVGVSGVRVIDPERTASAYIMTDQGDNQITGFHMGAMLHSADFSFDFYDMSNALGVVSPGNLEDMANFSQYYKENGVPYVFDPGQSLPAWTADGLRECIDGATVLIANDYEIGLIANMTGLDESALAGLAKAVIVTKGEHGSELRVGGEVTPIPVVTPRQALDPTGAGDAYRGGLVKGMVEGKTLAEAALMGSVCASFAVEVQGTQEYRFTMDEFNERLAGVKAG; encoded by the coding sequence ATGACTATCTTTGTGTCTGGTTCCCTAGCCTATGACCGGATCATGAACTTTCCCGGCCGGTTCTCGGACCATATCCTGCCGGACCGGATCCACAACATCAACGTGAGCTTCAACGTGGACAGCATGGTCGAGCGTCCGGGCGGGTGCGCGGGAAACATCTCGTACTGTCTGGTGTTGCTGGGCGAGCAGCCGCTGACGCTGGCGACGCTGGGGCGGGACTGCCGCGTCTACCTGGACTGGATGGAGGAGAACGGCGTGGGGGTGAGCGGAGTCCGGGTGATCGACCCGGAGCGGACGGCGAGCGCCTATATCATGACGGACCAAGGCGACAACCAGATCACGGGCTTCCATATGGGCGCCATGCTCCACTCCGCAGACTTTTCCTTCGACTTCTACGACATGTCAAACGCGTTGGGCGTGGTCTCTCCCGGCAACCTGGAGGACATGGCCAACTTCTCGCAGTACTACAAAGAGAACGGGGTGCCCTATGTCTTCGACCCGGGCCAATCCCTGCCCGCGTGGACGGCCGACGGGCTCCGGGAGTGCATCGACGGGGCGACGGTGCTCATCGCGAACGATTACGAGATTGGGCTGATCGCCAACATGACGGGCCTCGACGAGAGTGCTCTGGCGGGGCTGGCCAAGGCGGTCATCGTCACCAAGGGCGAGCATGGGTCCGAGCTGCGGGTTGGCGGCGAGGTCACGCCGATTCCCGTCGTGACGCCGCGGCAGGCGCTCGACCCTACGGGAGCGGGGGACGCGTACCGCGGCGGGCTGGTCAAGGGCATGGTGGAGGGCAAGACGCTGGCGGAGGCGGCGCTGATGGGCAGTGTGTGCGCGTCGTTCGCCGTCGAGGTGCAGGGCACGCAGGAGTACCGGTTTACGATGGACGAGTTCAATGAGCGGCTGGCTGGGGTGAAGGCGGGGTAG
- a CDS encoding type II toxin-antitoxin system VapB family antitoxin codes for MGLNIKNEETCRLAGELARLTGETMTAAITVALRERLDRVGRQPAKGDSEARYRRIMEISRESAEFFHNTTGPGSTDIGDWLYDENGLPK; via the coding sequence ATGGGCCTGAACATCAAGAACGAGGAGACCTGCCGCCTCGCCGGCGAGTTGGCCCGTCTCACCGGCGAGACCATGACCGCCGCCATCACCGTCGCCCTCCGTGAGCGCTTGGATCGGGTGGGGCGCCAACCGGCAAAAGGCGATTCTGAAGCTCGCTATCGTCGAATTATGGAAATTAGTCGCGAGTCCGCTGAGTTCTTTCACAACACCACTGGACCCGGTTCGACGGACATCGGCGACTGGCTCTACGATGAGAACGGGTTGCCAAAGTGA
- a CDS encoding type II toxin-antitoxin system VapC family toxin: MIVDSSVVVAILLGENEADGFGRKIANAAGCSISVVNYVEASMVMEGRGGNAGGYRLDNLLREMRIELAPVTLEQAELARDAWRRFGRGNHPAALNLGDCFSYALAKDTGEPLLFKGNDFTLTDIPAA, from the coding sequence GTGATCGTTGACTCATCAGTCGTAGTAGCCATTCTATTGGGAGAGAATGAAGCCGATGGATTTGGGCGAAAGATCGCGAATGCTGCCGGTTGCAGTATTTCGGTGGTCAATTACGTTGAAGCTTCAATGGTTATGGAAGGGCGTGGTGGGAACGCAGGAGGGTACAGGCTAGACAATTTGCTACGAGAGATGCGCATTGAACTCGCCCCCGTCACGCTCGAGCAGGCCGAGTTGGCCCGCGACGCTTGGCGGCGGTTTGGCAGGGGCAACCACCCCGCCGCCCTGAATCTCGGCGACTGTTTCTCCTACGCACTCGCGAAAGACACCGGCGAGCCCCTGCTGTTCAAGGGCAACGACTTCACGCTTACGGACATCCCCGCCGCCTGA
- a CDS encoding fumarylacetoacetate hydrolase family protein, whose product MKIGFYNDFQPCIVKEDGVVDITEAVGHLSISSPQRYMERIITNFDELRPALELLAQGESIPMEKAWLRAPVPRPGKVLAGNANYKEGVTIDPPRPLKTFFKSPDAVIGPGDTVELPAYNPVIFNHEAELAVVIGKTAHNVSEDEALDYVFGYMTAVDVSARAPAEGESQLPGDYGKSFDTFLPIGPAITTADEIEDPNNLQVQYWVNEELRQNYNTSDMEHSIKYVIAALSHVMSLKPGDVILAGTNHSGLGPLQDGDYAEIEIEKLGRQGQRVSDEYKRSWDPHVVRLPHEMAERREALKSQPNNGTWPFQPRGG is encoded by the coding sequence ATGAAGATCGGGTTCTACAACGACTTCCAGCCCTGCATCGTCAAGGAAGACGGCGTCGTGGACATCACGGAGGCTGTGGGGCACCTGTCGATATCGTCACCGCAGCGCTACATGGAGCGCATCATCACGAACTTCGACGAACTGCGGCCGGCGCTAGAGCTGCTGGCGCAGGGCGAGTCGATTCCGATGGAGAAGGCGTGGCTGCGAGCGCCGGTGCCACGACCGGGGAAGGTGCTGGCGGGCAACGCCAACTACAAGGAGGGCGTGACCATTGACCCACCGCGGCCGCTGAAGACGTTCTTCAAGTCGCCGGACGCGGTCATCGGCCCCGGCGACACCGTCGAACTGCCGGCGTACAACCCGGTGATCTTCAACCACGAGGCGGAGCTGGCGGTGGTCATCGGCAAGACGGCGCACAACGTCTCGGAGGACGAGGCGCTGGACTACGTCTTCGGGTACATGACGGCTGTCGACGTCTCGGCGCGGGCGCCGGCGGAGGGGGAGTCGCAGCTGCCGGGCGACTACGGCAAGAGCTTCGACACGTTCCTGCCCATCGGGCCGGCCATCACCACCGCGGACGAAATCGAGGACCCGAACAACCTGCAGGTCCAGTACTGGGTCAACGAAGAGCTGCGGCAGAACTACAACACGAGCGACATGGAGCACAGCATCAAGTACGTGATCGCGGCGCTGTCGCACGTGATGTCGCTGAAGCCGGGGGACGTGATCCTCGCGGGGACGAACCACAGCGGGCTCGGGCCGCTGCAGGACGGGGACTACGCGGAGATCGAGATCGAGAAGCTTGGGCGTCAGGGACAGCGTGTGTCGGACGAGTACAAGCGCTCGTGGGACCCGCACGTGGTGCGGCTGCCGCACGAGATGGCGGAGCGTCGCGAGGCGCTGAAGAGCCAGCCGAACAACGGGACGTGGCCGTTCCAGCCGCGCGGCGGTTAG
- a CDS encoding fumarylacetoacetate hydrolase family protein encodes MKIGFYDDFKPCILKDDGVVDISAQVGHLDEGDPQLYMERIIGDFDSLRPALEQAAASGAVTPLGQVRLRPPLPRPGKVLCGEGNFKEGVDVDPPKPLRTFFKSPDAVIGNGDTVVLPTFRPVIFNHEAELGVVIGREAKRVSPDDALNYVFGYTTTVDVSARAPEADEAEVPGTPPSHYDKSFDTFLPMGPAITTADEVADPNNLQIKYFVNGKLRQDYNTSDMEAGIANMIATLSHVMTLKPGDLIMGGTNHGNLGPLQDGDFGEVEIEGLGRQGHNIVDSMKRTWDPDALRDPALNAANREAQKGQANTGSWPFQAPYNP; translated from the coding sequence ATGAAGATTGGTTTCTACGACGACTTCAAGCCGTGCATCCTCAAGGACGACGGTGTCGTGGACATCTCCGCACAGGTGGGACACCTCGACGAGGGTGACCCACAACTGTACATGGAGCGGATCATCGGCGACTTCGACAGCCTTCGGCCTGCGCTGGAACAGGCGGCAGCTTCGGGCGCGGTGACGCCGCTCGGGCAGGTGCGGCTGCGCCCGCCGCTGCCGCGACCGGGCAAGGTCCTCTGCGGCGAGGGGAACTTCAAGGAGGGTGTCGACGTCGACCCGCCCAAGCCGCTGCGCACCTTCTTCAAGTCGCCCGACGCGGTCATCGGGAACGGCGACACGGTGGTGTTGCCGACGTTCCGGCCGGTCATCTTCAACCACGAGGCGGAGCTGGGGGTGGTCATCGGCAGGGAGGCCAAGCGGGTGTCGCCGGATGACGCGTTGAACTACGTCTTCGGGTACACGACGACTGTCGACGTTTCGGCGCGCGCGCCGGAGGCGGACGAGGCGGAAGTGCCCGGCACACCGCCGTCGCACTACGACAAGAGCTTCGACACGTTCCTGCCCATGGGCCCGGCCATCACCACCGCGGACGAGGTGGCGGACCCGAACAATCTGCAGATCAAGTACTTCGTCAACGGCAAGCTGCGGCAGGACTACAACACCAGCGACATGGAGGCGGGGATCGCCAACATGATCGCGACGCTGTCGCACGTCATGACGCTGAAGCCGGGCGACCTGATCATGGGCGGGACGAACCACGGGAACCTGGGCCCGCTGCAGGACGGCGACTTCGGCGAGGTCGAGATCGAGGGACTCGGACGGCAGGGCCACAACATCGTGGACTCGATGAAGCGGACGTGGGACCCGGACGCGCTGCGGGACCCGGCGCTGAACGCGGCAAACCGCGAGGCGCAGAAGGGACAGGCCAACACAGGCTCGTGGCCGTTCCAAGCGCCGTACAACCCGTAG